A window of Nitrospira sp. genomic DNA:
TCTCTTATCAGCCAGACGCTTGAGAAGAAACAGCGCCTGGACCTCATCCGGAACGTCTTAAAGAGCTCGACCGACCTCTGGGGAGAAGAGCAGGCCGCACGACGCGCGTGGGAGTCACTCAAGACCAGGTACTTCGCCATCGGAATGCCTGAGCAGGACCCTTCCGGTGCGCCACCAGATCTGCTTCCTCTGCTCTCCGATCTCCTGGAAGCCAAAGATCGTCAATTGCTGAACCATTGCAGCCGTGTCAGCTTCTACGCCACATTACTTGCCAATCGCCTTAGCCTGACCCTTGCAGAGCAAAAGTCATTGGCTATCGGGGCCTTCCTGCACGACATCGGCAAGGTCAGCCTCCTGAATTATCATTTTTCAGATGAGCCGATTCTCCCCTCAGGAGAAAGCACCTTTTCCAAAGAACATGGCGAGACGGGCGCACGGATGATTCTTCCCCTGGGGTACCCGGCTGAGGTCGGTCAGGTGATTTCCTATCATCATGAACGGTGGGACGGATCAGGCTATCCGCATGGACTTCAAGGAGAAGGGATTCCCTTACTGGCCAGAATCGTCAGCATTGCCCAGATGTTCGATCATCTGACAGCGGAAGTCCCCGGACGATCACCACTCCCGGTGGATCAGGCCATCCAGCAAATCGCCCTTCAGGCCAATACCTACTTCGATCCCATGCTGGCGGATCAATTTGCTCGAGTCGCGACGGAATGTAAGGCATCGCTCCCGGCGATGGCGATCGCGACTACGCCGAGCGGCGTCTAAGGCCTACGGAAGGCATCTCGCCAAGATTCGTCATTCTCCGGCATCGGCAATGAGCTCTGCCGCCGTCTCACGCACTTTCTTCGTCACCGTCAACCCGCCTAACATTCTGGCAATTTCGTTCTCACGCCCTTGCCCTATCAGCGGATGCACGGTCGTCACAGTTCGATTGCCGTCCTGCGACTTCTCAACACAGAGGTGATGCTGTCCCTGCGCAGCAACTTGGGGGAGATGGGTAATACAGAACACCTGGTGAAAGCGGCCTAACCCACGGAGGCGCTTGCCGATCGCGGCGGCCACCGCCCCGCCTACTCCGGTGTCGATCTCATCAAAAATCAGCACAGGGACGTGATCTCGGTCTGCCAACACCGTCTTTAGAGCGAGCATGACCCTGGACAACTCCCCGCCTGAGGCGACCTTTGAGAGGGGCTTCGCCGGCTCTCCTGCATTCGTCGACAGGCGAAACTCTACCTGATCAATCCCGTCAGGACCAAACTCCAGCTCGCTGGCATCCGCAGTCACGTGGATCTCAAAGACTGTCTGCCCCATCTTCAGGGCCTCAAGCTCCTGACGCACCACTTTGGCCATGCGCTTGGCCGCCTCCCCGCGCTTCAGGAATAATTGCCGTGCCCGAAGCGCCAGATCGGCCTGTTGTTCATTAATGCGTTGACGCAGTTTACCCAGTTGCTCATCAGAATCTTGCAACTGTTCTAACTCATCTTTGATCTTCCGATGAGCCCCCAAGACTTCCGCCAGCGACCCGCCGAACTTCTTTTTCAATTTTTGGATGACTGCCAGCCGGTCCTCAATTACGCCCAGTCTCTCAGGACTGGCTTCGACCCGCTCAGCGTAGTCGCGCAGCTGCCCTGCCATTTCCTTCAGCACCACTTTCGCTTCACCCGTCAGCCTCGCCAGCTCCCCGACCGTGGAGTCAATCAGAAGCAATTGCCCAAGGGCACGCTCCGTCAATGCCAGCTGAGTCAGGATACCCTGCCCTTCTGCATTCACCCGCTCCATCGCTTCGGCGGCTAACGCACCGATCTGCTGCGACGAGCTCAGCCGGCGGCGCTCATTTTGCAGTTCCTCATCCTCTCCCTCGCGTAGCGCCGCCTCGTCTAATTCGGCACATTGGAATCGGAGCAATTCCTCACGCTGCGCCCGGTGCTGAGATTCACGAATCAATCGATCGCGCTCCTCGCAGGCCGCCTTCCAGGCCACATACCCCTGTTGATATGCGGCACACCGTTCTTGAAGATTGCCGAAGGCATCCACGACACTCCGCTGTGTCGCCGTGGCCAAGAGTGATTGCTGATCGTGCTGCCCGTGGAGGTCAACGAGCGTACCGCCCAGCTCCTCCAGCGCATGCAGCGAGCTCATGGTTCCGTTCAGGTAGACCCGATTACGTCCGGATCGGGCGATGACCCGCCGCACAATCAGCTCGGAATCTGTAGGACCCAGGATCCCTTGATCACGAAGACGGGCTTGGAGGGGATGGCGATCAGGCAGGTGAAAGGCCGCCTCGAGAGACGCCTCTTCAGTCCCAAAACGAATCTGGTCGGCGGACGCTCGTCCGCCGACCAGCAGGGCAATGGCATCGATCAAAAGAGATTTTCCGGCCCCCGTTTCTCCGGTGAGAACGGTAAAGCCAGGCTCAAACCGTAGGCTGAGCTCTTCCAGAATGGCAAAATTGACAATGCGCAGCTCGGTGAGCATGGCTGCGTGCGTGCGAACGCCCTACGCGGTCCCCGCGTGCTGGGCCAACAATGCATCAATCGTTTCTTTGAACTGGCGCTTCGGACGCGCCCCGACCAGCTTTTCGACAACCTGGCCGTTTTTGAAAAACAGAATGGTCGGGATGCTCATCACCTGATACCGCCCGGCGACCTCGGGATTTTCATCGGTGTTCAGCTTCCTGACTTTCAACTTCCCGTCATATTCCTTCGCGAGCTCATCGACAATCGGTGCCACCATCTGACAAGGTCCGCACCAGACCGCCCAAAAATCGACCATGACAAGCTCACTGGCCTTCATCACATCTGCGTCCCAGGTGGAATCTTCAACTTTTAATGTATCACCAGCCACGTCCGGAACCTCCTTCAGCTAAGATACCGACGATAAGAAATAAGGAGTGCATCGTACCCCACCCCCATTTAGGGTGTCAAATGAGGAGCGGGACAGGCGGGACGCGCGCGAGCAGTCTGTCCCCCTCGCTCACTACACACACACGGCTTGCTCGTCCCCAGTCTCCAAGCCTCAGCGTCCAGCGACGCCCCCCGTCGATGCTCCAGACTGAGACCGTCCATAGGGACCGGTCGGCGAAGCCCAGGGCAATCCACGCTCGCCCCATAGCAGCGGACTGAGGATCGACCGCATCACCTGAGTTCCAAAATTCTCCGTCCAGCCGATACCGGTCAAATTCAGCATAAAATTGTACTGCGCCCGATCCGGGAACTGGAGATAGAACAGGCCCAGCGACCAACATTTGCAGGGATTTTGATACAAGGCCACCACGTCATACTCAGGGCTCTTTCTGGTTTTGATATCGTAGTACCCTTTGGCTCCGATCGTCCATCCCCAAGGAGTCCTGAACCCGCCTCCCGCCGTAGCAAACTGAATCTCCTGCGTGGGGGCATAGACCTCATTGAACGAAATGGGGTTCCAGATATCCCCTCGTCGCTCGCGATTGCCGTCCCGGGAATACCGCTGCCCGACTTCGAGATACCAATTGCTCGAGTCTTGAATCCGGAGATCCGTATTCCACTGACTGAGTTCTCCTCGATAAGGATCGAAAAAGGCATCCACCGTCAGATACTGATTGATCGTCGGGCGTTGCGTCCCAACGTTTCCGGCTCCACGCCCAAACGCCTGAGCCGCCATTTGCGCCTGCGTGATTTGCGGAGCCGTATTGCCGATGACCGCCCGCATCCACACATCGGAAAACTTTCTTCCTTGAATCGCCACCGTGGCAGGCTGCAACGGTTGCGTGAGAGAGCCCAGCAACGGAGTCACGCCCGTACCGAAGTCACGAGCCCTCGTTTGGACCGCCCCGGCGCGGTAACTCTGCGCGAGGGTCAGATCGAGCCAGTTGAAGGTACTCGTCCCATCGTGCTCCAGCACACGATTGCGCAAGGCATAGGTCAGAAGATTCTTCTTCGGCAGATCGTCGATTTGATCGATCTGCGCGATCCTCGATTGATCGGTCCCCGGCACATATTCATACATGACGGTCGGCTCGATGGTGTGCAAGAGGCTGCCCCCTCCGTCCATCCCAAACCTGCGGCTCAACTTCGAGGTAGCATCAACTCCCGCCCAGAAGGTTTCTCGATGGAGCGAGGCATCAGATTGCGCGCCACGGGTATAGTAGACCTCGCGAAACTTCGCCTGCGGGGTCAGACCCACGACATGCCCGAGATCAATGACGTCGGTAGAAATTCCCGGCACGACATTGACGCGATTCAGGGCGAATCCCTCTTCGCGATAAAAATTGACGTAGTCCCCTTCCATCCCGAATAACAATGGTGAGTTAAAAAGCGCGACATTCGGCAAGGTGTAGCCGGTCTCCGGCAAGCGCTGAAACGTATCTTTTCCACCAGCCTGGAGAGGTTGCAGATATTGCCCGAGGATGTACATATTTCCGTAAGGCAGTCGCTGATTCAGCAGCAAGTTTGACTCATTGCTGGGTAAGGCCCGCTGGGTACCGGAGTTACTCAACTGCTGGAGGTAGTTGGGGTCGGTGACAAAACTCGCATTCCCCCGCAACAACAGCGTCTCGGTAAACTGCTGCGTATGCGTCCCGGCGATCAACGCGCGCGCACGTTTCACGTCTGAACTGGTCTGGTCCACCCCGGTGACGTTCGGCAATGCGGTCTGCTGCAGATAACTCACATACCACTGGCCCCTGGATTTCTGGTCGAGCACATAGCGATATTCCAGATCGCTCCCGTAACCAAGCTGGCTGTAGTAGGACGGCGCGATGGTCAAATCCTGACTCGGATTGATCGCCCAGTAAAAACTGTCCTGGAGGTGCATCCCAAATCGATTGTCGTACCCCACCTGCGGAACCAGAAATCCGCTCCGCCGGCTCGACAAGGGATAGGTGATCGTGGGAAACGGCACCACCGGCACGTCCGCGACACACAGCCACGCCCCCTTCAAGGCCAGCGTGTCCCCGACGTTCAGATCCATATCGTCAAACTTGAACCGCCAGGCCGGCACCTCCCCGTCCTGCGCATCGCAATTGGTGAACGCCCCGTCTTTGACGCGATAGTGATATTCAGAGAACCGTTGGAGCAACCGCCCGCTCACCAGCGTATTGGACTGGGGAATATAGAGCTGCCCATGGGTGATGACGCCGGCCTCGGTATTCACATTGAAGTCCATCCGCTCAGTCGTCACATCGGCCTGCGGATCAGTCAGATGCACGTGGCCCGATGCGTGAACGACGCCGGAGAGCGCCTCAATCGTGACATGATCGGCCGTCAGGCGCATGGCGCCCTGCTGGATCACGACGGACCCATCCGCCTCATACACATCCTGGTCCTGACGATAGTCGATTCGATTGGCCGTCACATCGAGGGGAGGAGAGCCGGAGGCCGAGGTGCCCGGGGCAACCGACTTGGATTTCGCCCAGGCGAGACAGGGAAGACACAGAAGAAACACGGCCACGAGAACACCGAGCCTGTCCGCTGTCCGTGACCGTCCACTCACCATGCTAACCCCTGAGCGGAGACAAGCCGCAGCCACGGACCAACGCTTTCACCTCACCCACCAGCATGAGCGATCCCGTGACACAAATCAGATCTTGTGCGCTGGCACGAGCCTTGGCCAGCGCCAGCGCATCGGCGGCGCTCGGCGCAATATGACAATGCGGAAAGCGGGATCCGATTGTATCCTGTAATTCCCGCGCCGTCGCCGACCGGGCCATAGTCGCCTGTGTGAGAACGACCTCGGACACCAGCCGGTGCAACGGCTCGACAAAACGGCTGTGATCTTTGTCGCGCATCATGCCCAGGACGAGAATTACCCGGGCCTCTGGCCGTGACGCACGCCACTCCCGCAGATAGTCCGCCAAGACGAGCGCCGCAGCCGGATTGTGGGCGCCGTCAAGCAACAGGTCCGGACTTCGCTCCACTACTTCCAACCGCCCTTCCCACGGCACCGATTCCAACCCCCGGCGCACCGACGCCTCATCCACCGATATCCCGCGCCCCTCGGCCGCGTCGAGCAACGCGATCGCGCAAGCCGCGTTATCCAGCTGATGGCGGCCCGCAAGCGAACAACTCAGTCCGTCAAGACGCTTGGAGCGCCCGCGATAGGAAAACCCTTCAGCCCCCCCACCGACGGTAAGAAAATCCTGCCCCAGTCGCAGGAGCGGAGCCCCGCGATCCGCCGCCGTCTGACGAATCACATCCCACGCCGGTCCATCGATACGGCCCACGACGACCGGAACGCCGGGCTTGATGATCCCGGCCTTCTCAAATGCGATGGCCGCTTCGGTTGCCCCAAGAAACTCCTGATGATCCAGT
This region includes:
- a CDS encoding response regulator, with translation MSTTTSQDGSQTKPTVLVVDDEAGPRDALKVILRPFFNIRSADNAQAALDVLSHESIDLITLDQKLPDRQGIDLLQDIKHDYADIEVIIITGYGSLKSAMEGIRHGAAGYLLKPFNVTELISLISQTLEKKQRLDLIRNVLKSSTDLWGEEQAARRAWESLKTRYFAIGMPEQDPSGAPPDLLPLLSDLLEAKDRQLLNHCSRVSFYATLLANRLSLTLAEQKSLAIGAFLHDIGKVSLLNYHFSDEPILPSGESTFSKEHGETGARMILPLGYPAEVGQVISYHHERWDGSGYPHGLQGEGIPLLARIVSIAQMFDHLTAEVPGRSPLPVDQAIQQIALQANTYFDPMLADQFARVATECKASLPAMAIATTPSGV
- a CDS encoding folylpolyglutamate synthase/dihydrofolate synthase family protein produces the protein MTYSSAIEYLYGLQKHGIKLGLGTMRTLLGRLGNPERRFRSLHIGGTNGKGSTAAMTAAMLQAAGYRVGLYTSPHLVDFRERIRVSQTMIADAQVAELTERIRASVPSDLTPTFFELTTAMAFLHFAESGVDVAVLEVGMGGRFDATNVVEPEASAIITIGLDHQEFLGATEAAIAFEKAGIIKPGVPVVVGRIDGPAWDVIRQTAADRGAPLLRLGQDFLTVGGGAEGFSYRGRSKRLDGLSCSLAGRHQLDNAACAIALLDAAEGRGISVDEASVRRGLESVPWEGRLEVVERSPDLLLDGAHNPAAALVLADYLREWRASRPEARVILVLGMMRDKDHSRFVEPLHRLVSEVVLTQATMARSATARELQDTIGSRFPHCHIAPSAADALALAKARASAQDLICVTGSLMLVGEVKALVRGCGLSPLRG
- the lptD gene encoding LPS assembly protein LptD; protein product: MAVFLLCLPCLAWAKSKSVAPGTSASGSPPLDVTANRIDYRQDQDVYEADGSVVIQQGAMRLTADHVTIEALSGVVHASGHVHLTDPQADVTTERMDFNVNTEAGVITHGQLYIPQSNTLVSGRLLQRFSEYHYRVKDGAFTNCDAQDGEVPAWRFKFDDMDLNVGDTLALKGAWLCVADVPVVPFPTITYPLSSRRSGFLVPQVGYDNRFGMHLQDSFYWAINPSQDLTIAPSYYSQLGYGSDLEYRYVLDQKSRGQWYVSYLQQTALPNVTGVDQTSSDVKRARALIAGTHTQQFTETLLLRGNASFVTDPNYLQQLSNSGTQRALPSNESNLLLNQRLPYGNMYILGQYLQPLQAGGKDTFQRLPETGYTLPNVALFNSPLLFGMEGDYVNFYREEGFALNRVNVVPGISTDVIDLGHVVGLTPQAKFREVYYTRGAQSDASLHRETFWAGVDATSKLSRRFGMDGGGSLLHTIEPTVMYEYVPGTDQSRIAQIDQIDDLPKKNLLTYALRNRVLEHDGTSTFNWLDLTLAQSYRAGAVQTRARDFGTGVTPLLGSLTQPLQPATVAIQGRKFSDVWMRAVIGNTAPQITQAQMAAQAFGRGAGNVGTQRPTINQYLTVDAFFDPYRGELSQWNTDLRIQDSSNWYLEVGQRYSRDGNRERRGDIWNPISFNEVYAPTQEIQFATAGGGFRTPWGWTIGAKGYYDIKTRKSPEYDVVALYQNPCKCWSLGLFYLQFPDRAQYNFMLNLTGIGWTENFGTQVMRSILSPLLWGERGLPWASPTGPYGRSQSGASTGGVAGR
- the recN gene encoding DNA repair protein RecN, whose translation is MLTELRIVNFAILEELSLRFEPGFTVLTGETGAGKSLLIDAIALLVGGRASADQIRFGTEEASLEAAFHLPDRHPLQARLRDQGILGPTDSELIVRRVIARSGRNRVYLNGTMSSLHALEELGGTLVDLHGQHDQQSLLATATQRSVVDAFGNLQERCAAYQQGYVAWKAACEERDRLIRESQHRAQREELLRFQCAELDEAALREGEDEELQNERRRLSSSQQIGALAAEAMERVNAEGQGILTQLALTERALGQLLLIDSTVGELARLTGEAKVVLKEMAGQLRDYAERVEASPERLGVIEDRLAVIQKLKKKFGGSLAEVLGAHRKIKDELEQLQDSDEQLGKLRQRINEQQADLALRARQLFLKRGEAAKRMAKVVRQELEALKMGQTVFEIHVTADASELEFGPDGIDQVEFRLSTNAGEPAKPLSKVASGGELSRVMLALKTVLADRDHVPVLIFDEIDTGVGGAVAAAIGKRLRGLGRFHQVFCITHLPQVAAQGQHHLCVEKSQDGNRTVTTVHPLIGQGRENEIARMLGGLTVTKKVRETAAELIADAGE
- the trxA gene encoding thioredoxin → MAGDTLKVEDSTWDADVMKASELVMVDFWAVWCGPCQMVAPIVDELAKEYDGKLKVRKLNTDENPEVAGRYQVMSIPTILFFKNGQVVEKLVGARPKRQFKETIDALLAQHAGTA